The genomic stretch GCGAGCGCGCGGCCTCGCACCGCCAGCTGGCCGAGCTGCACCTGGCCCACGCCGGCGACGGCGTGCGCGCGACGACGCCCGCCGACGCCGCGTACCTGGTCGAGGCGATCCACCACCTGACCGCGGCCGGCGACGTCGACGACGCCTGGGATCGGTGCGAGGGCCACTACCGGATCATCGCCGCCGCCGGGCTCGATCACCTGCTGATCGACAGCCTGCGGACCCTGGCCGGCGCCGTCGACGACGCCCGCGACGGCATCGGCATCATGCTGGCGCGCATCCTGGTGCGGCGGTCGCTGATCGCCGAGGCCGCGGACGTGCTGGCCGGCATCAGCGCCGCGGCCCGCGGCTCGCTGCGCGGGCTGCGCCTGGCCGGCGAGGTCGCGCAGCGCCGCGGGCGGCTGACCGAGGCCGAGGCGCTGTTCCGCCAGGCCCGCGCCTGCGCCGCGACCCCGGCCGAGCGCTTCGGCGTCGCGCTCGAGCTGGCCGACATCGCCGGGCTGCGCGGCCACGGCGACGCCGCGCGCGAGGTGCTGTCGACCGCGCTCGCTGACCACCCCCAGGCGTCGCCGCGCGAGCGCGCGCGCTGGGGCTGGTCGATGGCGGTGTCGTACCTGATCCCCGAGGGGTTCGCCGCGTCGATCGAGTGCGTGCGCGCGGCCAAGGCCGCGATCGGCGGCGCCGGCCTCGACGATCTCGAGGTCATGCTGGTCATGCTCGAGGTGCTGGCCCGGGCCGAGTGCGACGATCTGCCGACCGCGCGCGCGCTGCTCGATCGCGTGACCCGGGCCGCCGCGGTCGGCGCGCTGCGCGAGCACGTCGGCGCGCTCTACGCCGGGGTCGTGGCCCAGGCCGCCGGCGAGCTGAGCGTGGCCCGGGGCCAGCTCGAGCGCGCGTTCGCGTACCTGTTCGATCACGGCGATCAGGTGCTGGCCTCGATCGCGGGCTACTACATGGCGCGGGTGTTCCTGGCCCAGGGCGACGTCACGGCCGCGATCGAGATGAGCGGGCGCATGAGCCGCCTCGCGCAGGCCGCGGAGCTCGACTCGCTCGGCGCCCACGGGCGCACCACGGCCGCCGAGGCGCTGCTGGTCGCCGGCAAGGCCACCGAGGCCCGGGCCCTGGCCGAGGCCGCGTTCGCCGCGGGCTACGCCGGCGCCCAGACCCGGCGCATGGCCCAGGCGGTGCTGGCGCGGCTGGCCGCGCTCGACGGCGATCTCGGCGGCGCCCGCCGTCTCCTCGACGCGATCGCGGCCGATCTGGACGCGCGCCCGACCGATCTCGAGACCGGCGCCGCCCGGGCCGCGCTCGAGCTCGACCGCGCCAGCGTCGAGCTGCACGGCGGCGACGCCCGCGCCGCGCTGGCCGCGGCCGGCCGCGCGCTCGAGCACTACCGCAAGAGCGGGCGCCACGGCCAGTACGCCCGGGCGCTGGTGGCGCGGGCCGCGGCCCTGATCGCCACCTCCGATCCGGCCGGCCTGCTCGAGGCCGAGGGCCTGACGACCGAGGCGATGGGCCTCGCGACCACCCACGGCCACGGCCGGGTGCTGGCGCGGTGCGCGCTCCTGCGCGGCGCGCTGCGCACGCGCGGCGGCGACGCGGTCGGCGGTCGCGCCGAGCTCCTGGCCGCGGTCCACGCCGGCGTCGCGTCGCTCGAGCACGGCGAGGGCCGCGCGGTCCGGGTCGCGCTGGGCGAGGCGCCGCCGACGCCGGGGCAGCGCGCGCTCCTGGCCGCGCTCGGGCTCGCGCCCGGCGCCACCTACCGCGTGGTCGGCAAGACCGGCACCCGGGTCGTCGACGACGCCGAGCTCGATCGCGTGCGCACCGGCCACGCGTTCGTGATCGAGCCCGTGCGCGCGGTGATCTCGTGCAACCACGCCGGCGCGGTCGCGATCGATCGCGGCCGACCGCTGGCGTGCGAGCTGTTCGCGGCCCTGGTCGAGGCCCACGGCGCCGTGATCTCGGCCGAGCAGCTGTTCCTCGGCGTCTGGGGCGGCCGCGAGTACCACCCGCTGCGCCACCGCAACACCGTCTACGTCGCGGTCAAGCGCCTGCGCCAGACCCTCAAGGGCCTGATCGCCGACGAGCGCGAGATCATCGAGACCGCGGCCGGCGGCTGGCGCCTGGCCGACGGCGTCGACGCGGTGGTCGTGCGCCCGGTCGACGACGCGCCGTGACGGCTTGACCCCTCGGGCGGCCGTCGGCATCGTGCCGGCATGCAGCTCGATGGAACCGTCGCTCTC from Myxococcales bacterium encodes the following:
- a CDS encoding winged helix-turn-helix domain-containing protein, which gives rise to MTERAGRRRTVPPPAGPPFPRAVATWVGRSDELARAVALLDRDTLHLFYGVGGVGKSELVYKLVEEAQRTTRWTDAAAVVLAARPGASGAHLAAALKSQLGARRRRIAFAATGASADDDLTDIASALEAHPTLVFLDDLHHLPAADTAELLGFLSRHVRASRILVASRVELALPADTPPPVVHRLGPLDATATATLVRELAVRLGVPPPDVDVVFARSGGSPFFVLREVAGDAAADGGLDDTVRALAPDARALLLALATSRGRLSTGDAQALAGGPPDPDGGPGASAERVRELGRHLLVDVSRGTALVHDLVRDAVLRVATRRERAASHRQLAELHLAHAGDGVRATTPADAAYLVEAIHHLTAAGDVDDAWDRCEGHYRIIAAAGLDHLLIDSLRTLAGAVDDARDGIGIMLARILVRRSLIAEAADVLAGISAAARGSLRGLRLAGEVAQRRGRLTEAEALFRQARACAATPAERFGVALELADIAGLRGHGDAAREVLSTALADHPQASPRERARWGWSMAVSYLIPEGFAASIECVRAAKAAIGGAGLDDLEVMLVMLEVLARAECDDLPTARALLDRVTRAAAVGALREHVGALYAGVVAQAAGELSVARGQLERAFAYLFDHGDQVLASIAGYYMARVFLAQGDVTAAIEMSGRMSRLAQAAELDSLGAHGRTTAAEALLVAGKATEARALAEAAFAAGYAGAQTRRMAQAVLARLAALDGDLGGARRLLDAIAADLDARPTDLETGAARAALELDRASVELHGGDARAALAAAGRALEHYRKSGRHGQYARALVARAAALIATSDPAGLLEAEGLTTEAMGLATTHGHGRVLARCALLRGALRTRGGDAVGGRAELLAAVHAGVASLEHGEGRAVRVALGEAPPTPGQRALLAALGLAPGATYRVVGKTGTRVVDDAELDRVRTGHAFVIEPVRAVISCNHAGAVAIDRGRPLACELFAALVEAHGAVISAEQLFLGVWGGREYHPLRHRNTVYVAVKRLRQTLKGLIADEREIIETAAGGWRLADGVDAVVVRPVDDAP